In one Achromobacter spanius genomic region, the following are encoded:
- the serC gene encoding 3-phosphoserine/phosphohydroxythreonine transaminase, whose translation MARPWNFSAGPSALPEVVLQQAAAEMLDWHGSGMSVMEMSHRGKHFVQICDEAESDLRDLLGLPADYAVMFMQGGGSGENAIVPMNLMGRRGTPAADFVVTGHWSKRSYKEAARYGSTHVAASSEQAIQLDGREQAPLTWVPPVDSWNVRKESAYLHLCSNETIGGVEFMDWPDTAALGAPDVPLVVDASSHFLSRPMDVTRCGMVYAGAQKNAGPAGVTMVIARRDLIGHALPICPSAFDYANVAAEHSRYNTPPTFAIYVAGLVFKWVKANGGVAGMEAANKAKADLLYGYLDSSNFYRNPIHAPVRSRMNVPFVLRDESLNDAFLQGADAAGLTQLKGHKSVGGMRASIYNAVPLAGVAALVEYLKEFERRYG comes from the coding sequence ATGGCCCGCCCCTGGAACTTCTCGGCAGGCCCCTCGGCCTTGCCCGAGGTGGTATTGCAGCAAGCAGCAGCTGAGATGCTGGATTGGCATGGCAGTGGCATGTCGGTGATGGAAATGTCTCATCGCGGCAAGCACTTCGTGCAGATCTGCGACGAAGCTGAATCCGATCTGCGCGATCTTTTGGGCTTGCCCGCCGATTACGCAGTCATGTTCATGCAAGGCGGCGGTTCCGGGGAAAACGCCATCGTTCCCATGAATCTCATGGGGCGTCGCGGCACACCGGCCGCCGACTTCGTCGTGACGGGCCATTGGTCCAAGCGTTCCTACAAGGAAGCGGCCCGCTACGGCAGCACTCATGTCGCGGCAAGTAGCGAACAAGCCATCCAGCTGGATGGCCGCGAACAGGCGCCGCTGACCTGGGTGCCGCCGGTCGACTCCTGGAACGTGCGCAAGGAATCGGCCTACCTGCATCTGTGCAGCAACGAAACCATAGGCGGCGTCGAGTTCATGGACTGGCCCGACACCGCCGCGCTGGGCGCGCCGGACGTTCCGCTGGTGGTCGATGCGTCGTCGCATTTCCTGTCGCGTCCGATGGACGTGACGCGCTGCGGCATGGTGTATGCCGGTGCGCAGAAAAACGCTGGCCCGGCAGGCGTAACCATGGTCATCGCTCGCCGCGACCTGATCGGCCACGCCTTGCCAATCTGCCCGTCGGCGTTCGATTACGCCAACGTGGCCGCCGAGCATTCGCGCTACAACACGCCGCCCACGTTCGCGATCTACGTCGCGGGCCTGGTGTTCAAGTGGGTCAAGGCCAATGGCGGCGTGGCGGGCATGGAAGCCGCCAACAAGGCCAAGGCCGACCTGCTGTATGGCTATCTGGACAGCAGCAATTTCTACCGCAATCCCATTCATGCACCCGTGCGTTCGCGCATGAACGTGCCGTTTGTGCTGCGCGACGAATCGCTGAACGATGCCTTCCTGCAAGGCGCCGACGCAGCGGGTCTGACCCAGTTGAAAGGGCACAAGAGCGTGGGCGGCATGCGCGCGTCCATTTACAACGCCGTGCCCCTTGCCGGGGTGGCGGCGCTGGTCGAGTACCTGAAGGAATTCGAGCGCCGCTATGGATGA
- a CDS encoding MFS transporter, translating into MLLPILLLSAAGFTILTTEFLIVGLLPALARDLQVTVSQAGLLVSLFAFTVAATGPLLTALMANVERKRLFIGVLVLFGVSNAVAALAPNIWVMAVARFVPALVLPVFWSLASATAVELVGPARAGRAISMVAFGIVAATVFGIPIGVLISDAFGWRAAFWVLSAVAFAKALLLLLAFPSTRIRADSVKLVTQLRILRNPIVLGHVVLSLLVFTGMFTAYTYLADMLERLAGFDGQIVGWTMMAFGAVGLIGNTLGGRMVDRSPLGATALFSSLMAAGLVFVAPVMQSHGLLAVALGLWGIAQAALFIVCHVRLMKAAPEAPAFAASLNISGANIGIGLGAVVGGHVIDQYGLASLGWAAALIVAISVALALALMLASRTLPSAKPACANAA; encoded by the coding sequence ATGCTTTTGCCCATCCTGCTACTTTCTGCCGCCGGTTTTACGATTTTGACCACCGAATTCCTAATCGTCGGATTGTTGCCCGCCTTGGCCCGCGACCTGCAGGTCACCGTGTCCCAGGCCGGCCTGCTCGTTTCGCTGTTCGCCTTTACGGTGGCCGCTACCGGCCCCTTGCTGACCGCATTGATGGCCAATGTCGAACGCAAGCGGCTATTCATCGGGGTGCTGGTGTTGTTCGGCGTTTCAAACGCGGTTGCCGCCCTGGCGCCGAACATCTGGGTCATGGCCGTGGCGCGCTTTGTGCCCGCATTGGTCTTGCCCGTGTTTTGGTCACTGGCCAGCGCAACCGCCGTTGAGCTGGTGGGGCCAGCACGCGCTGGCCGGGCGATTTCCATGGTCGCTTTCGGTATTGTGGCGGCTACCGTGTTTGGCATCCCGATCGGGGTGTTGATCTCGGACGCATTCGGCTGGCGAGCGGCGTTCTGGGTACTATCGGCCGTGGCGTTCGCTAAAGCCCTGCTGTTGCTACTGGCCTTTCCCAGCACACGAATCCGCGCTGACAGTGTCAAATTGGTCACGCAACTGCGCATCCTGCGCAATCCGATCGTGCTGGGCCATGTGGTGCTGTCGCTGCTGGTGTTTACCGGCATGTTCACGGCCTACACCTATCTGGCGGACATGCTGGAGCGGCTGGCGGGCTTTGATGGGCAGATTGTCGGCTGGACGATGATGGCCTTTGGGGCGGTCGGCTTGATCGGTAACACGCTGGGCGGCCGCATGGTGGACCGCAGCCCCCTGGGCGCCACCGCCCTGTTTTCCTCGCTGATGGCAGCGGGACTGGTATTTGTGGCGCCGGTGATGCAATCGCATGGTCTGCTGGCCGTGGCGCTGGGCCTGTGGGGCATTGCGCAGGCGGCGCTTTTCATCGTTTGCCATGTGCGCTTGATGAAAGCGGCCCCCGAGGCGCCCGCCTTCGCGGCGTCGCTGAATATATCGGGTGCCAACATCGGGATCGGGCTGGGAGCCGTGGTGGGTGGCCATGTGATTGACCAGTACGGGCTGGCTTCGCTGGGTTGGGCGGCAGCCTTGATCGTGGCGATTTCAGTCGCGCTGGCGCTTGCGCTGATGCTCGCGTCGCGCACGCTGCCGTCGGCCAAACCTGCTTGCGCGAACGCCGCCTGA
- the gyrA gene encoding DNA gyrase subunit A, whose translation MDSFAKETLPVSLEEEMRRSYLDYAMSVIVGRALPDVRDGLKPVHRRVLYAMHELNNDWNRAYKKSARIVGDVIGKYHPHGDQSVYDTIVRMAQDFSMRYMLVDGQGNFGSIDGDNAAAMRYTEIRLAKIAHELLADIDQETVDFGPNYDGSEQEPLLLPSRLPNLLVNGSSGIAVGMATNIPPHNLQEVVDGCLYCLRNPACTVDELIEIIPAPDFPTGGIIYGMSGVREGYRTGRGRVIMRAKTHFEDMEKGNRQAIVIDAIPYQVNKKTLQERIAELVNDKKIEGISDIRDESDKDGMRLVIELKRGEVPEVVLNNLYKNTQLQDTFGMNLVALVDGQPRLLNLKQMIDYFLQHRREVVTRRTVFQLRKARERGHVLEGLAVALANIDDFITIIKAAPTPPVARQELMAKSWDSSLVREMLSRADGDTPGGRAAFRPDDLGTEFGLQGDGMYRLSDTQAQEILNMRLQRLTGLEQDKIVGEYKDIMSTIADLLDILARPERITTIISDELQAIKAEFSTNTKDSRRSEIELNATELDTEDLITPTDMVVTLSHGGYIKSQPLSEYRSQKRGGRGKQATAMKENDWIDQLFIANTHDYLLCFSNRGRVYWLKVWEVPQGTRNSRGKPIVNMFPLADGEKITVVLPVKEFSEDHYVFMATSRGTVKKTPLSDFSNPRKAGIIAVDLDDGDYLIGADLTDGKHDVMLFSDSGKAVRFDENDVRPMGRNARGVRGMMLEETQTVIALLVAGDETQTVLTATENGYGKRTPIGEYTRHGRGTKGMIAIQTTSRNGKVVGAVLVNPTDEIMLITTGGVLVRTRVAEIREMGRATQGVTLINVDDGSTLSGVRRVVESDADDDGELDEDVQAEGGATEGGDDSNGAADSTDSTEPTEQ comes from the coding sequence ATGGATTCCTTTGCCAAGGAGACGCTTCCGGTTTCGCTGGAAGAAGAGATGCGCCGCAGTTACCTCGATTACGCGATGAGCGTGATCGTTGGGCGGGCGCTACCGGATGTGCGGGACGGGCTCAAACCCGTCCACCGGCGCGTGCTCTACGCGATGCATGAGCTGAACAACGACTGGAACCGCGCTTACAAGAAGTCAGCGCGTATCGTCGGGGACGTTATCGGTAAGTACCACCCCCACGGTGACCAGTCCGTATATGACACCATCGTTCGCATGGCGCAGGATTTCTCCATGCGCTACATGCTTGTCGACGGCCAGGGCAACTTCGGCTCCATCGACGGCGACAACGCCGCGGCGATGCGTTACACCGAAATCCGCCTGGCGAAGATCGCCCACGAATTGCTGGCCGACATCGACCAGGAAACGGTGGACTTCGGCCCCAACTACGACGGCAGCGAACAAGAACCGCTGCTGTTGCCGTCGCGCCTGCCCAACCTGCTGGTCAACGGCAGCTCGGGTATTGCCGTGGGCATGGCCACCAACATTCCGCCGCACAACCTCCAGGAAGTGGTGGACGGCTGCCTGTACTGCCTGCGCAATCCGGCCTGCACGGTCGATGAACTCATCGAGATCATCCCGGCGCCGGACTTCCCCACGGGCGGCATCATCTATGGCATGTCCGGCGTGCGCGAAGGCTATCGCACCGGTCGCGGCCGCGTCATCATGCGCGCCAAGACGCACTTCGAAGACATGGAAAAGGGCAACCGCCAAGCCATCGTCATCGACGCCATCCCCTACCAGGTCAATAAGAAGACGCTGCAGGAACGCATTGCCGAGCTCGTCAACGACAAGAAGATCGAAGGTATCTCCGATATTCGCGACGAGTCCGACAAGGACGGCATGCGCCTGGTCATCGAGCTCAAGCGCGGCGAAGTGCCCGAGGTTGTGCTGAACAACCTGTACAAGAACACGCAGTTGCAAGACACCTTCGGGATGAACCTGGTGGCGCTGGTCGATGGCCAGCCCCGCCTGCTCAACCTGAAGCAGATGATCGATTACTTCCTGCAGCATCGCCGCGAAGTGGTCACGCGCCGCACGGTGTTCCAACTGCGCAAGGCCCGCGAACGCGGCCACGTGCTGGAAGGTCTGGCCGTTGCGCTGGCCAACATCGACGATTTCATCACCATCATCAAGGCCGCGCCGACGCCTCCCGTCGCGCGCCAGGAATTGATGGCGAAGTCGTGGGATTCGTCGCTGGTGCGCGAGATGCTGTCGCGCGCCGACGGCGACACGCCGGGAGGCCGGGCGGCCTTCCGTCCGGACGACCTGGGCACCGAGTTCGGCCTGCAAGGCGACGGCATGTACCGCCTGAGCGATACGCAGGCTCAGGAAATCCTGAACATGCGCCTGCAACGCCTGACCGGGCTGGAGCAGGACAAGATCGTCGGCGAATACAAGGACATCATGTCCACCATCGCCGACCTGCTCGACATCCTGGCCCGCCCCGAGCGCATCACGACCATCATCAGCGACGAACTCCAGGCCATCAAGGCCGAGTTCTCGACGAACACCAAGGACTCGCGCCGTTCGGAAATCGAACTGAACGCGACCGAGCTCGACACCGAAGATCTGATCACGCCCACCGACATGGTCGTGACCCTGTCTCACGGCGGGTACATCAAGAGCCAGCCCCTGTCCGAATACCGCTCGCAAAAGCGTGGCGGACGCGGCAAGCAGGCCACGGCGATGAAGGAAAACGACTGGATCGACCAGTTGTTCATTGCCAACACGCATGACTACCTGCTCTGCTTCTCGAACCGTGGCCGCGTGTACTGGCTGAAGGTCTGGGAAGTGCCGCAGGGCACGCGCAACTCGCGCGGCAAGCCCATCGTGAACATGTTCCCGCTGGCTGACGGCGAGAAGATCACCGTGGTGCTGCCGGTCAAGGAATTCAGCGAAGATCACTACGTCTTCATGGCGACGTCGCGCGGCACGGTCAAGAAGACCCCGCTGTCCGACTTCTCCAACCCGCGCAAGGCCGGCATCATTGCCGTCGACCTTGACGATGGCGACTACCTGATCGGCGCAGACCTTACCGACGGTAAGCACGATGTCATGCTGTTCTCGGATTCGGGCAAGGCCGTGCGCTTTGACGAAAACGACGTGCGCCCTATGGGCCGCAACGCCCGTGGCGTGCGCGGCATGATGCTGGAAGAAACGCAGACCGTCATCGCGTTGCTGGTTGCCGGCGACGAAACGCAGACCGTGCTGACCGCCACCGAAAACGGATACGGCAAGCGCACCCCGATCGGCGAATACACCCGCCACGGTCGTGGCACGAAGGGCATGATCGCCATCCAGACCACCTCGCGTAATGGCAAGGTGGTGGGCGCGGTGCTGGTCAACCCGACCGACGAAATCATGCTGATCACCACCGGCGGCGTGCTGGTGCGTACCCGAGTCGCGGAAATCCGCGAAATGGGCCGTGCGACTCAAGGCGTCACGCTGATCAACGTTGATGACGGCAGCACGCTGTCCGGTGTGCGTCGTGTGGTGGAAAGCGATGCGGACGACGACGGTGAACTGGACGAAGACGTCCAGGCCGAAGGCGGCGCGACGGAAGGCGGCGACGACAGCAACGGCGCAGCGGACTCGACGGATTCGACGGAACCTACGGAGCAATAA
- the ompA gene encoding outer membrane protein OmpA: protein MNKPSKFALALAFAAVTASGVASAQTVDNWRNPFGDVWKNGTNELCWRDAFWTPATGIPGCDGVPVAQQKAKPAPMAAKVVFNADTFFDFDKSTLKPEGRQLLDQVAQQARGIELETIIAVGHTDSIGTEAYNQKLSERRAASVKTYLVSKGIDPNRIYTEGKGELNPIASNKTKEGRAQNRRVEIEIVGSRK, encoded by the coding sequence ATGAACAAACCCTCCAAATTCGCTCTGGCGCTCGCCTTCGCCGCCGTCACGGCCTCTGGTGTAGCTTCCGCGCAAACCGTGGACAACTGGCGCAACCCGTTCGGTGACGTTTGGAAAAACGGTACGAACGAACTGTGCTGGCGCGATGCTTTCTGGACCCCTGCCACCGGTATCCCCGGTTGCGACGGTGTCCCGGTTGCACAACAGAAGGCGAAGCCGGCCCCGATGGCGGCAAAGGTCGTGTTCAATGCTGACACGTTCTTCGACTTCGACAAGTCGACCCTGAAGCCCGAAGGCCGTCAATTGCTGGACCAAGTCGCCCAGCAAGCTCGCGGTATCGAGCTGGAAACCATCATTGCTGTTGGCCACACCGACTCGATCGGCACGGAAGCCTACAACCAGAAGCTGTCCGAGCGCCGCGCCGCTTCGGTCAAGACCTACCTGGTCAGCAAGGGCATCGACCCGAACCGTATCTACACGGAAGGCAAGGGTGAGCTGAACCCGATCGCTTCCAACAAGACGAAAGAGGGCCGTGCCCAAAACCGTCGCGTTGAAATCGAAATCGTGGGTAGCCGCAAGTAA
- a CDS encoding HAD-IA family hydrolase gives MSALILFDFDGTLADTAPDLAAAANQQRTRRGLEPMPFEALRPVASQGARGLLRVALDLAPGDPDYEPTRLQFLEDYAANSTVHSKLFPGIEELLADIRRQGMSWGIVTNKVTYLTLPIVEFLDLTRDSAVLVCGDTTAHAKPHPLPLQHAAREAGFSTDRCVYVGDDLRDIQAAHAAGMPAVAAAYGYVGEDDNIISWEAETCANTPEELWAAIQPLLPIDLR, from the coding sequence ATGAGCGCCCTGATCCTGTTCGATTTCGACGGCACCCTGGCCGACACCGCTCCCGACCTGGCCGCCGCCGCCAATCAGCAGCGTACCCGCCGTGGTCTGGAACCCATGCCTTTCGAAGCCCTGCGCCCCGTCGCGTCGCAAGGCGCGCGCGGCCTGCTTCGGGTGGCCCTGGACCTGGCGCCGGGCGATCCGGACTATGAGCCGACGCGCTTGCAGTTTCTGGAAGACTACGCAGCCAACTCCACCGTGCACAGCAAGCTGTTCCCCGGCATTGAGGAATTGCTGGCGGATATCCGCCGGCAGGGCATGTCGTGGGGCATCGTCACCAATAAAGTCACTTACCTGACGCTGCCCATCGTCGAATTCCTGGACCTGACCCGCGACAGCGCCGTGCTTGTCTGCGGCGACACCACGGCCCATGCCAAGCCGCATCCGCTGCCGCTGCAGCATGCCGCGCGGGAAGCCGGTTTTTCCACCGATCGTTGCGTTTACGTGGGCGACGACCTGCGCGACATTCAGGCTGCGCATGCCGCCGGCATGCCCGCCGTTGCGGCGGCGTATGGCTACGTGGGCGAAGACGACAACATCATCAGTTGGGAAGCGGAAACCTGCGCCAATACGCCTGAGGAACTTTGGGCGGCCATCCAGCCGTTGCTGCCCATCGACCTGCGCTAA
- the ubiG gene encoding bifunctional 2-polyprenyl-6-hydroxyphenol methylase/3-demethylubiquinol 3-O-methyltransferase UbiG, translating into MTTQIHDSGRPAVNADQAELDKFSALASRWWDPESEFKPLHAINPLRLEWIQECAGSLAGKKVLDVGCGGGILSEAMARGGADVTGIDLADKSLKVARLHGLESGVKVEYRKVPVEELAAEQPGQYDVVTCMEMLEHVPDPASIVRACSTLVKPGGWVFFSTLNRNAKAFLFAIIGAEYVLRLLPRGTHSYDQFIKPSELSAAARAASLEPVSMRGMEYNPITQIYSLSSDTSVNYLMATRK; encoded by the coding sequence ATGACCACGCAAATTCACGACTCCGGCCGCCCTGCCGTCAATGCTGATCAGGCTGAACTCGACAAGTTCAGCGCCTTGGCCAGCCGTTGGTGGGATCCCGAAAGCGAGTTCAAGCCGCTGCACGCCATCAATCCGCTGCGGTTGGAATGGATTCAGGAATGCGCGGGCAGCCTTGCCGGCAAAAAGGTGTTGGACGTCGGCTGCGGCGGCGGAATCCTGTCTGAAGCGATGGCGCGCGGCGGTGCGGACGTGACTGGCATCGATCTGGCCGACAAATCGCTCAAGGTGGCCCGCCTGCATGGCCTGGAGTCGGGCGTGAAGGTGGAATACCGCAAAGTGCCCGTGGAAGAACTGGCGGCCGAGCAGCCCGGCCAGTATGACGTGGTCACCTGCATGGAAATGCTGGAGCATGTGCCCGACCCCGCTTCCATCGTGCGTGCCTGCTCCACGCTGGTGAAACCGGGCGGCTGGGTGTTCTTTTCAACCCTGAACCGCAACGCCAAGGCCTTCCTGTTCGCCATCATCGGCGCGGAATACGTGCTGCGGCTGCTGCCGCGCGGCACCCACAGCTATGACCAGTTCATCAAGCCCAGCGAACTGTCCGCCGCGGCGCGCGCCGCCAGCCTGGAGCCCGTAAGCATGCGCGGCATGGAATACAACCCAATTACCCAGATTTACTCACTGTCGTCTGACACCTCGGTCAACTACCTGATGGCTACCCGCAAATGA
- the pheA gene encoding prephenate dehydratase, with amino-acid sequence MDDDLQRKLRPLRERIDALDAQILDLLSQRASAALEVGEAKHAAQADGPVLRPEREAEVIRRLQQINPGPFPNAGVASVWTEIISACRGLERGMTVAYLGPQGSFSEQAALEHFGHAVQKLPCVSFDEVFRAVEAGQADVGMVPVENSTEGAVNRSLDLLLNTPLTILGERSLVIRHCLMSQSGSMEGVKTISAHPQALAQCQGWLTRNYPDVDRVAASSNSEAARAAAGDPTIAAIAGEVAAPAWNLEVIASGIQDDPHNRTRFLAIGNIQPLVSGKDKTSLILAVPNRAGAVYEMLAPLAANGVSMTRFESRPARTGQWEYYFYVDVLGHRNDPNVERALATLQAQVAYLKVLGSYPAP; translated from the coding sequence ATGGATGACGATCTGCAGCGCAAGCTGCGCCCCTTGCGCGAACGCATTGATGCGTTGGATGCGCAAATTCTTGATCTCTTGTCGCAGCGCGCCAGTGCCGCGCTGGAAGTGGGCGAGGCCAAGCACGCGGCACAAGCCGACGGGCCGGTCTTGCGCCCCGAGCGCGAGGCCGAGGTCATCCGCCGTTTGCAGCAGATCAACCCCGGCCCTTTCCCGAATGCGGGCGTGGCGTCGGTGTGGACCGAGATCATCTCGGCCTGCCGTGGTCTGGAGCGCGGCATGACCGTTGCCTATCTTGGCCCGCAAGGCTCGTTTTCCGAGCAGGCCGCGCTGGAGCATTTCGGCCACGCCGTGCAGAAACTGCCGTGCGTCTCGTTCGATGAGGTGTTTCGCGCGGTTGAGGCCGGCCAGGCTGATGTGGGCATGGTGCCGGTGGAAAATTCCACCGAAGGCGCAGTCAACCGCAGCCTGGACCTGCTGCTGAACACCCCGCTGACCATTCTGGGTGAGCGTTCGCTGGTGATCCGCCATTGCCTGATGTCGCAATCGGGCAGCATGGAAGGCGTCAAGACCATCTCGGCGCATCCGCAGGCGCTGGCCCAGTGCCAGGGCTGGCTGACGCGCAACTATCCTGATGTGGACCGCGTCGCGGCGTCCAGCAATTCCGAAGCGGCGCGCGCCGCGGCGGGGGACCCGACCATCGCTGCAATCGCCGGCGAAGTGGCCGCGCCCGCCTGGAATCTTGAGGTGATTGCGTCCGGCATCCAGGACGATCCGCACAACCGCACTCGCTTCCTGGCCATCGGCAACATCCAGCCGTTGGTCAGTGGCAAGGACAAGACCAGCCTGATCCTGGCCGTGCCCAACCGCGCGGGCGCCGTGTACGAAATGCTGGCGCCGCTGGCGGCCAACGGCGTGTCGATGACGCGCTTCGAGTCGCGCCCCGCGCGCACCGGCCAATGGGAATATTATTTCTACGTAGACGTGCTGGGTCACCGCAATGATCCGAACGTTGAGCGCGCCC